In Phycisphaeraceae bacterium, one DNA window encodes the following:
- a CDS encoding FliA/WhiG family RNA polymerase sigma factor, whose product MPKTSARKARQVRGGAVSQASPGARRRDGSTSAITSPANSAVAVIEPPAKGRRIGRKTVAELPAVTEQVTKTSNGDAETDALWTEFRRVSQAKPSEKQEAKRRELRNRLIERFYEIVKFTAERMRVKLPSEVDVDDLMSAGLFGLMDAIEAFDPKRGVKFETYCAQRVRGAIVDELRSMDWVPRLVRSRTAKVERVRKQFEMQTGRRPTEGEVAERMNVSAEEFSKLNKDSRPVGVVSLNRKFFETDSSRDVREIDVIEDIRQLNPNQLAQRGDLRTLLTRGLSRAERLILILYYEEEMTMKEIGATLDLSESRVSQMHSSIIQRLKARMSHRLKDD is encoded by the coding sequence ATGCCGAAGACGAGTGCACGCAAGGCGCGTCAAGTGAGGGGCGGTGCTGTTTCGCAGGCTTCACCAGGGGCGCGTCGAAGGGACGGGTCAACGAGCGCGATCACCTCGCCTGCCAACTCGGCAGTCGCAGTCATCGAGCCGCCAGCCAAGGGACGCCGCATCGGTCGCAAGACCGTCGCCGAGCTGCCCGCGGTCACGGAACAAGTGACGAAGACTTCGAACGGCGACGCCGAGACGGACGCGCTGTGGACGGAGTTCCGTCGCGTCTCCCAGGCCAAGCCCTCGGAGAAGCAGGAGGCGAAGCGACGCGAGCTTCGCAACCGGCTCATCGAGCGCTTCTACGAGATCGTCAAGTTCACCGCCGAGCGCATGAGGGTCAAGCTGCCCTCCGAAGTCGATGTCGACGACCTCATGTCCGCGGGCCTCTTCGGTCTGATGGACGCCATCGAGGCCTTCGACCCGAAGCGCGGCGTGAAGTTCGAGACCTACTGCGCCCAGCGCGTTCGCGGTGCGATCGTCGATGAGCTTCGCAGCATGGACTGGGTGCCCCGCCTGGTGCGTTCGCGCACCGCCAAGGTGGAGCGGGTCCGCAAGCAGTTCGAGATGCAGACGGGCCGTCGTCCCACCGAGGGCGAGGTCGCCGAGCGCATGAATGTCTCCGCGGAGGAGTTCTCGAAGCTGAACAAGGATTCGCGTCCCGTCGGCGTCGTCAGTCTGAATCGCAAGTTCTTCGAGACCGACTCGAGCCGCGATGTGCGCGAGATCGATGTCATCGAGGACATTCGCCAGTTGAACCCCAACCAGCTCGCGCAGCGCGGCGATCTGCGGACGCTCCTGACGCGAGGGCTGTCCCGCGCCGAGCGGCTCATTCTCATCCTCTACTACGAGGAGGAGATGACCATGAAGGAGATCGGCGCCACGCTGGATCTCTCTGAGAGCCGCGTGAGCCAGATGCACTCGTCCATCATCCAGCGCCTGAAGGCGCGGATGAGCCACCGCCTCAAGGACGACTGA
- a CDS encoding MinD/ParA family protein, with product MSDQAALLRRMVGVREGAEGGIGTPTIVPETKTPPLRMARTRATAIAVTSGKGGVGKSNLSVNLAMALAQQGERVALVDADLGLANADVLCGVQPLATIEQCLALRRPVLDCAVEVRGRFTLIPGASGVARLADLDASDRGWLLGEIESIANTVDWLIVDTGAGLGLNTVAFAAAADRVLVVTTPEPPSMADAYGMIKTLAPRVEPGVVQTVVNQARDEEDARGVWLRLDRVSRAFLARELPLAGWLPYDASLPQAVRSRVPLLEQSPNSPAARSILRLAQQMRGPSPIANPMQSRRHGAPPSDSQQGFLGRLRRLVMG from the coding sequence GGAGCCGAGGGCGGGATTGGAACGCCAACGATCGTTCCCGAGACGAAGACTCCGCCGCTTCGGATGGCGCGGACCCGGGCGACCGCCATCGCGGTCACCAGTGGCAAGGGTGGGGTTGGCAAGAGCAATCTCTCGGTGAATCTCGCGATGGCGCTCGCGCAGCAGGGGGAGCGGGTGGCCCTGGTCGACGCCGATCTCGGCCTGGCCAATGCCGATGTGCTCTGCGGTGTTCAGCCCCTGGCGACCATCGAACAGTGCCTTGCGCTTCGTCGGCCGGTGCTGGACTGCGCGGTCGAGGTTCGCGGCCGTTTCACGCTGATTCCCGGGGCAAGCGGGGTGGCGCGACTGGCTGATCTTGACGCGAGTGATCGGGGTTGGCTGCTCGGCGAGATCGAGTCGATCGCGAACACGGTCGACTGGCTCATCGTCGACACTGGCGCCGGGCTCGGGCTGAACACGGTCGCCTTTGCCGCGGCGGCAGACCGCGTGCTCGTGGTGACGACCCCGGAGCCGCCGTCCATGGCCGACGCCTACGGCATGATCAAGACGCTTGCGCCTCGCGTCGAGCCCGGCGTGGTGCAGACCGTGGTGAATCAGGCTCGTGACGAGGAAGACGCCCGAGGCGTCTGGCTCAGGCTCGACCGCGTGAGCCGGGCCTTTCTCGCCCGGGAGCTGCCTCTCGCAGGGTGGCTGCCCTATGACGCGTCACTCCCGCAGGCCGTGCGCTCGCGGGTTCCGCTGCTCGAGCAGTCGCCGAACTCTCCCGCCGCACGAAGCATCCTCCGACTTGCGCAGCAGATGCGCGGTCCCTCACCGATTGCCAATCCGATGCAGTCGCGGCGCCATGGAGCGCCACCGAGTGACTCGCAGCAGGGCTTCCTCGGCCGTCTCCGGCGCCTGGTCATGGGGTGA